GGTGGGGTCACGGTGCAGGCCTCGAGGTTGACGGTGAGCAGGTGGCGCGCCGGGTCGCTTTGCACCGCGGCGGCCAGTGACTCCACCACGCTGTTGTCCAGCACCACCGGGAGAATCCCGTTGCGGACGCAGTTGCCCTGGAAGATTGCGCCGAAGCTCGGTGCGATGATCGCGCGTATGCCCCACTCGTGCAGCGCCCACACCGCATGCTCGCGCGAGGAGCCGCAACCGAAATTCGTGCCCGTCAGCAGAATCTGCGCCCGGCGGTAGGGCTCCTGGTTGAGCACGAATTCCGGGTTCTCGTCGCGGCTGCCCGGCGTGCGGTAGCGCCAGCCCGCGAACAGCCCGTCGGCAAGACCGGTTTTCGCGACCTTCTTCATCTCGCGGCTCGGGATGATCGCATCGGTATCGACGTTGATCCGCAGCAGCGGCGCGGCGATGGCGGTGAGGGTCGTGAATTTGTCCATATCCGTCCTGTTCAGCGTCAGGAAGCCTCGCGAAAACCGGTGCTGAGGCCGGAAGCCAGGGGCCGCCTGGCGCTACCACGATGGGAAAAGCGCGTTTCCGCGGAAACGTCGCAAGCGAGCGCAGCAAGCCGGGGCCGTCGGCA
This genomic interval from Gammaproteobacteria bacterium contains the following:
- the leuD gene encoding 3-isopropylmalate dehydratase small subunit — protein: MDKFTTLTAIAAPLLRINVDTDAIIPSREMKKVAKTGLADGLFAGWRYRTPGSRDENPEFVLNQEPYRRAQILLTGTNFGCGSSREHAVWALHEWGIRAIIAPSFGAIFQGNCVRNGILPVVLDNSVVESLAAAVQSDPARHLLTVNLEACTVTPPGGTAHAFDIPPADREMLLEGLDAIALTMKRDDEILAFQARDRLRRPWVYLQPAQGQPAARPGKGQSPTHQP